The proteins below are encoded in one region of Equus caballus isolate H_3958 breed thoroughbred chromosome 16, TB-T2T, whole genome shotgun sequence:
- the GMPPB gene encoding mannose-1-phosphate guanylyltransferase catalytic subunit beta — protein MKALILVGGYGTRLRPLTLSIPKPLVDFCNKPILLHQVEALAAAGVDHVILAVSYMSQVLEKEMKAQEQRLGIRISLSHEEEPLGTAGPLALARDLLSETADPFFVLNSDVICDFPFQAMVQFHQHHGQEGSILVTKVEEPSKYGVVVCEADTGRIHRFVEKPQVFVSNKINAGMYILSPAVLRRIQLQPTSIEKEIFPVMAKEGQLYAMELQGFWMDIGQPKDFLTGMCLFLQSLRQKQPEQLCSGPGIVGNVLVDPSASIGQNCSIGPNVSLGPGVVVEDGVCIRRCTVLRDAHIRSHSWLESCIVGWRCRVGQWVRMENVTVLGEDVIVNDELYLNGASVLPHKSIGESVPEPRIIM, from the exons ATGAAGGCACTGATCTTGGTGGGCGGCTATGGGACGCGCCTGCGGCCGCTGACGTTAAGCATCCCGAAGCCACTGGTGGACTTCTGCAATAAGCCCATCTTGCTGCACCAAGTGGAGGCGCTGGCCGCG GCCGGCGTGGACCACGTGATTCTGGCCGTAAGCTACATGTCTCAGGTGCTGGAGAAGGAAATGAAGGCGCAGGAGCAAAGG CTAGGAATCCGAATCTCCTTGTCCCATGAAGAGGAGCCTTTGGGGACAG CTGGGCCCCTGGCACTAGCTCGTGACCTGCTTTCTGAGACTGCAGACCCTTTCTTCGTCCTCAATAGTGATGTGATCTGTGATTTCCCCTTCCAAGCCATGGTGCAGTTCCACCAGCACCACGGCCAGGAAGGCTCCATCCTG GTGACCAAAGTGGAGGAACCTTCTAAGTACGGTGTGGTGGTGTGTGAGGCTGATACAGGCCGCATTCACCGGTTTGTGGAGAAGCCGCAGGTGTTTGTGTCCAACAAGATCAATGCAGGCATGTACATCCTGAGCCCTGCAGTGCTGCGGCGCATCCAG CTGCAGCCTACGTCCATTGAGAAGGAGATCTTCCCTGTCATGGCCAAGGAAGGACAGCTATATGCCATGGAGCTGCAGG GCTTCTGGATGGACATTGGGCAGCCCAAGGATTTCCTCACTGGAATGTGCCTCTTCCTACAGTCACTGCGACAGAAGCAGCCTGAGCAACTGTGCTCAGGCCCTGGCATTGTGGGCAACGTGCTGGTG GACCCAAGTGCCAGCATTGGCCAGAACTGCAGCATTGGCCCCAACGTGAGCCTGGGTCCTGGTGTGGTGGTGGAGGATGGTGTGTGTATCCGACGGTGCACAGTGCTGCGAGACGCCCACATTCGCTCCCACTCCTGGCTTGAGTCCTGCATTGTGGGTTGGCGCTGCCGTGTGGGCCAGTGG gtGCGCATGGAGAATGTGACAGTGCTGGGTGAGGACGTCATAGTTAACGACGAGCTCTACCTCAACGGGGCCAGTGTCCTGCCCCACAAGTCTATTGGCGAGTCGGTGCCGGAGCCTCGCATCATCATGTGA
- the AMIGO3 gene encoding amphoterin-induced protein 3: MAWLVALGALLCMLRVGFGTLDSEGFLIPAPHNCPYKCVCAADLLSCAGLGLQDVPAALPAAAADLDLSHNALQRLRPGWLAPLSRLRALRLGHNELDMLGRGVFTNASGLRLLDLSSNALKALGRHDLDGLGALEMLFLFNNRLAHLDEHAFRGLGALSRLYLGCNELASFSFDHLHGLGATHLRTLDLSSNRLGRIPIPDLAALPAFLKNGLYLHNNPLPCDCRLYHLLQRWHQRGLTAVSDFAHEYMCLAFKVPTSRVRFFEHSRIFENCSAALAWGLERPEEQLHVQVGRSLRLHCNTSAPALRIAWVSPQHELLVAPGSRNGSIAVLADGSLAIGNVQPWHEGVFVCLATGPRLHHNQTHEYNVSVHFPHPEPEAFNTGFTTLLGCAVGLVLVLLYLFAPPCPGCRHCYHRTCCCCCRRWPRTPSPLQELSAHSSVLSTTPPDAPSRKASVHKHVVFLEPGRRSLNGRVQLAIAEDFDLYNPMGLRFKTGSESASSTGSEGLVMT; encoded by the coding sequence ATGGCCTGGCTGGTGGCGCTGGGCGCACTGCTGTGCATGCTGCGCGTCGGGTTTGGCACCCTGGACTCCGAGGGCTTCCTGATCCCGGCGCCTCATAACTGCCCCTACAAATGTGTGTGCGCTGCCGACCTTCTGAGCTGCGCAGGCCTTGGGCTGCAGGACGTGCCGGCCGCGTTACCTGCCGCTGCTGCAGACCTCGACCTGAGCCACAACGCACTCCAGCGCCTGCGCCCCGGCTGGTTGGCGCCCCTCTCCCGGCTGCGCGCCCTGCGCCTAGGTCACAACGAGCTGGATATGCTAGGTCGCGGAGTCTTCACCAATGCCAGCGGCCTGCGGCTGCTCGATTTATCTTCTAACGCGCTGAAGGCGCTTGGCCGCCACGACCTCGATGGACTGGGGGCGCTGGAGATGCTGTTTCTGTTCAATAACCGCCTGGCGCACTTGGACGAGCATGCCTTCCGTGGCCTGGGCGCGCTCAGCCGGCTCTACCTGGGCTGCAACGAACTCGCGTCCTTCTCTTTCGACCACCTGCACGGTCTGGGCGCAACCCACCTACGTACTCTGGATCTCTCCTCCAACCGCCTGGGACGCATTCCCATACCTGACCTGGCTGCACTGCCGGCCTTTCTCAAGAATGGCCTTTACTTGCACAACAACCCTTTGCCCTGCGACTGCCGCCTCTATCACCTGCTACAGCGTTGGCATCAGCGGGGACTGACTGCTGTGAGCGACTTCGCACATGAGTACATGTGCCTGGCCTTCAAGGTACCCACATCCCGCGTGCGCTTCTTTGAGCATAGCCGCATCTTTGAGAACTGCTCAGCTGCCCTGGCTTGGGGCCTAGAGCGGCCTGAAGAGCAGCTGCATGTGCAGGTGGGTCGGTCGCTGAGGCTACACTGCAACACCAGTGCCCCGGCCTTGCGCATTGCCTGGGTCTCACCACAGCATGAGCTGCTTGTGGCACCAGGATCCCGCAACGGGAGCATTGCAGTGTTGGCTGATGGCAGCTTGGCCATTGGCAACGTACAGCCATGGCATGAGGGTGTCTTTGTGTGCCTGGCTACCGGGCCCCGTCTGCATCACAACCAGACACATGAGTACAATGTGAGTGTGCACTTCCCACACCCTGAGCCTGAGGCTTTCAACACAGGCTTCACCACGCTGCTGGGCTGTGCCGTGGGCCTGGTGCTCGTGCTGCTCTACCTGTTTGCACCACCCTGCCCTGGCTGCCGCCACTGCTACCATcgcacctgctgctgctgctgccgccgctggcCCAGAACACCCAGCCCACTCCAGGAACTGAGTGCACATTCCTCGGTACTCAGCACCACGCCACCTGATGCACCCAGCCGCAAGGCCAGCGTCCACAAGCATGTGGTCTTTCTGGAGCCAGGCAGGAGGAGCCTGAATGGTCGTGTGCAGCTGGCCATAGCTGAGGACTTTGATCTCTATAATCCCATGGGCCTGCGGTTCAAGACTGGGTCTGAGTCCGCTAGCTCCACAGGCTCTGAGGGTCTGGTGATGACCTAG